A stretch of DNA from Gimesia chilikensis:
TTTTCAGCAGGCGTTGAGCCAACTCCTTAATTTTGGGAGCCAGGGTGGCTGAGAAGAACAGTGACTGACGTTTTTCCGGCAGTTGACTGATAATCTTCTTCAGGTCCGGCAGAAAGCCCATGTCGAGCATGCGATCGGCTTCGTCCAGGACGAAAAGTTCCAGCTGGTCCAGATGGATTTCTCCCTGGTTCATTAAGTCCAGCAGACGTCCTGGCGTAGCGACTACGATGTGAGCGCCACGACTCAGACCTTTGACCTGGTTTTTCTGGCTGACACCACCATAAATCAGCAGGTGCCGCAGCTTGAGGTGTCTGCCGTATGCGGCAAAACTGTCACCGATCTGAATGGCCAGCTCCCGGGTGGGGGCCAGTACCAGAGCCTGTGGACGATAGGGCCTGGCTTTGCGATTCTCTTTTCCCAGATGATTGAGTATGGGTAAGGCCAGAGCGGCTGTTTTTCCCGTTCCTGTCTGCGCACATCCCAGAATATCGTGTCCTTCGAGTGCGGAGGGAATGGTTTGCGCCTGGATAGGCGTCGGGGTTTCATAATTTTCTTCGACCAGTGCTCGTTGGACTGGGGCGATCAATTCAATCTCTTTGAATGTTTTCAATGGTTTTCCTTAGGGAAATGTTGCAGGCCCGTCGGTGTGTTGTGCAAGTGAATCTGTGGTTGGCAGTATTCAATCAAGGGCAGGGCCTGTTTTAGTCTAATGTTAGACCGAATGTATTTTAAAGGGGCTGCAGGTGATGTTCCGTGGGAGGAGATCAGCTGAACCGGTCGGCGACAGTGCAAATCGACGGGACTTGCTGGAGAGCGGAGGAAAATACCTGGCTCTTCCAGTTTCGCTCAGGTTAGGCGGGTTGGGACCAGCGGTACCAAAAGCAAACGTCGCTTCTGTGGGAACTCCGGACAAACAAGAAAATCACGGAATTCAATGCGTCCACAACGACGCGGCAGCTTTCGACAGCGGTCAACACAACCGAGGTTGGCAGCAGGAGTGTGCGACGGGTAAGCTCGCACAGTAGAGAGGGTTACAAGAGGTTCCAGCTCTGTATTAAGACCCTCACAGGTCAGAAAACGAATCTATTTCTGTAGATCGTTACTCGCTTTGTTCTGACCAGGGTGACATGGTTGTTCCCTCAGTTCATTCGAGAGAAGCACCTTGAAGTCACGCAGAAGTATACCCTGTCTGGATCTCTTTGCCTAGAGGGATTCTTGAGAATCCCAGAATCAAGTAAAACTAAATATGTGGGGAAACAGGCAAGTTGACACCGACTTTAGCGATCAGTCAATCATTTCTGCCTGTTGATCCTGTTCACCGGGCAGAACCGGCGGCCTGCTGAAGGGAGTCTTCCACATGCCAAGCAGGGTCTGCCACTGGGGCTGATCAAAGTGGGGTAAACCGAAGTCGATGGTCGTCAGGTCCAGGCGCATGCGGTAGGTACGGGCCAGTCGATCCCAGAGGGAGAAGATGGTGGAATAATTCGAGTTTGTTTCCTGCGGCAGCCGCGAGTGGTGAATTTTATGCATGTCTGGAGAGACAAACAGCCAGCGGTAGAAACGATCTACCCGTCCCAGCGAAATGTTCGCATGGTGCAGTTGCGTTGAGAGGAAAACCAGAATGCCATATAGAACGAGTTGCCAGGACTGCAGGCCCAGCAGTGGAATCAACATCAGACGCAGGAGAGTGGAAATTCCCAGTTCACCCCAGTGGAAGCGGGTGGCGGTGGAGACGTCCATGTCAGGATCGCTGTGGTGCATGCGATGAAACCGCCAGAGAACCGGGATGCGGTGATTCATCCAGTGCCAGCAGAACATCCAGGCATCCAGGAGCAGAATCGCGCACAAAGTCTGCCAGAAGGGAGAGAGTGGCAACTGGTGGAGCAGCCCCCATTGATGCTGCAGCGTCCAGGCCGAGGTTGCCTCTACGGTCGAGCCAAACAGCAGTCCGAGCAGCAGAGAATTCAATACTGCCAGGGAAAGGTTGTAAAAGGCGTGACGGTAACGGTTCTCTCCGCGGAATGGTTTGAAGGCAGCCCAGCTTTCCCAGCTCCAGAGCAATGCCAGTAACACAACCGGGGTGCTGAAATAGAAGAGTGAGAGTAGTTCGGACGCTGAGAGGTCGGCAAGCATGAGGGCTGAGGTTCATTTCTGAATGACGGCCGGATCTGAACCGGGGCGTGCAGACCAGCCCCGCTGGTGGTCTGCTCCCTCTATTTTCTCAGTACGAACCAGTAGAGACAAGGGACTTCTTATTGCTCGTGATAGTTCGCCTGGATTTTTGCCTGTTGCTGAAGTGTTCTCACCAGGGATACCTGTTGCTGACGTGGTAACTGTAACTGTTGACAGAGTGCCAGTAGATCATCCAGACGAGTGGCGCTGCCTCGGGAGTTCGGAGAAATTTCCAGCATCAGGTCCGGAAACTGAAGCCGTGCCGGTTGCAGGAAGACGGTGCCGCGTGTCTCGATACGGGCTGTTGCTGTATCAATGATGACTTCCGGCCGCTGGTCAGAACTGTTGGGGGACTGCTGGGGAATCTCGACATTTAACAACTGTGTTGCCAGCTGCTGAGCATAGTTGGGATTCGCATCGGGCAGTGAGATCATGACGAGTCCCGAGGACTGCAGCATGGCTTTTGAGGTATTGACCATATTGGCTGCCAGGAAGCGATTGATCTGTTGCACAACCAGCCGACCGGTCTGGGGATCATACAGCGAGGCATTCAGGAAGAATTTCAGATGCGGAATGCCCTGGCCGGTGACCAGTCGAGGAGTGATGGCTGAACGGATCTGGGCTCCATTTTCGATTAATCCCTGAGCCTGGTTACGGCTGCGATCGGTACGGACAGGACCGACAATCAGCGCGTCGACCTTTTTCTGATTTGAACCCTCTACGGCGACCGCTGTCGGCAGCAGGTAGCCGCCGGTTAAATTGACTTCCGGCTGGTTCGCGTTGACATAACATTCCACCTGTTGTCCCGGCTGGACACCCTGGCTGGGGATGTAAACCGTGATGGAGACATTGGCGATATTGCCAGCCTGCAGGGGGGATTTAATATCCTGCAGGTTAATCTTCATCGCAGCAATCGATGATTTTAAAGCCCGGATGGCTTCGGGGGGAATGTTCTGATCGCCGGTCCCATTCAATCCGACCACCAGTCCAGCGCCTGTGAGTTTAATGATTTCTGCAGGTTGGAATTCTCCCATCTGGGCCAGTTTGATTACTGGTGTGGCGGCGCTGGTTTCGGGCGGGGGAAGTTCAGCCGGCAGGTCCAGGGCAACCAGGTTTTGACTTAAGACGGTTGAGGAGAACAGCAGATTTGCATGCTGGGGGACGACCTGAATTTTCTGATGGAGTCTGCCGCTCTGGAGTGGTTTTCCCTGGGTTTTCAGAGTGACGCCACGATAGCTGGCAATGATCTGTGTGGGAGTGTCTTTTTGAATGAGTACCGCGGAATCCATTGGTGGCGTCTGTTGCCCCGGTTGGGCAAAGTCAGCAGAGACGGCATTTGTGGTGGCAGGGCCGGTCATCGCGACCTGCTGGACAGTCCTGATATTGGCCTGGGGCGGCTTCCGGGAATTGCTGTTCTGGACGACCTGCTGGACCAGATCGGCGTCGAGCTTCAAGAGTTCTTCAAGTAGCCGGGTGCGCTGTTCTCGTGTGGTCTGGGTCAGCATCAGAATATTCAGTCCGGGGAAGATTTCCTGATTCGACTCCGAGGCTCCGGGGAGTTGGTCCTCGGTCGGCGCTGCTTTTGCCTGAGCTGTTGCGAGAGGCGCAGGTGGGGCGGCAGCCTGTTTGTCGTTGTCGATGTCGGGGAGTTCGCCGGCTGGAAAATCGAGATTCAGGTCAGGGAAGGGCGCTGATTCGGAGAGCGTTGCTTCCAGTTCCAATTCACTGGCGACCTGTTCCGCAGAGTCATCAGAACCCAGGAAACCCTGAATGGTCTGTGAAAGGAAAAACATACCGACTGCGAACAGTGCGATGCCTGAGAGTACGGAGAATTTTAAATAGCGCATAGTTTCCCTCAGCCGAGGTTAGACAGGCTTAGTGATAGGAGTGGAATATGTGCAAAACTGCAAGATTTGAGAGAGAGGAGCGGGGACCTTAAGAGAAAACCAGATCTGAGTCAAGATGGGAAGTATGGATGAGAGGAATTCCATTTTACGGGTTCCTTTCATTACGGAATCTGTACAGTGCCCGGCTCTGAAATATGTGATTTCACTAATGGGAAAATGAGATGAATCGCCCCCGCGATGACAGGGCAGCTATATTGGAATTGACCCTGATAGACGTGTAATCGTACTATTCCCACATTTCACAAGTGGCAGGGAACAAGATGCCGGAATCAAAACGGCCTAAGTATATATTGATATTGATTTTACTGATATCCGCTCTGATAAGGTGCGGACTGGCGGTTTACGTTCAGCGCCAATTAGATCAACAACCTGAACGAACATACGTGATCGAAGGGGATGCAGACGGTTACTGGAGACTGGCGCAAACGATCGTGCATGGTGAGGAGTATTCGATTTATACCCCTCCGCGACGTGTACTGCGGATGCCCGGGTTTCCGCTGGTTCTGGCCGGTGCGATGTCTGTCGCAGGCGAAGATCATTTTCGCGTGCGGCTGTTCCTGGCGCTGACCGGTGTGGCTGCCTGTTATCTCGTTTATTTACTGGGAAAAGAACTCACCAATGAAACAACAGGACTCATCGCCGCCGGGCTGACAGCAGTCTCTCCGGTCATGGCCGGGTTCAGTGTTTTGTTTTTAAGCGAAACGGTGTTCGCGGTTACGATGCTGTTTTCGCTGTGGGTACTGGTCAAATTAGGAAACGTGAAATGGGGAGACCATGATCGTTTGCAGGGCTGTCTCTGGTCTGTGCTGGCGGGAGTTTCCCTGGCAGCGGCTTTTTATGTCCGACCAGGCTGGCTGTTAACTCTGCCGATCATCGTCGCCCTGATGATCTGGAGAGCAAAAGGGCAACGGGTCCGTGCGCTGGAACGGGCTGCCGTATTGATACTGGGCTTTACTGTGATGCTGGTGCCCTGGGTGTACCGTAACTATCAGGTCACGGGACACTTTGTCCTGACATCACTCTGGTCGGGACCCAGTCTGTACGACGGTTTAAATCCTCAGGCGACCGGCGACAGTGATATGACTTTTTTCGATCGAGATCGAGTGATGCTGAAAATGAGTGAGTACGAAATGAATCGCTACTACACACAACAGGCGGTGGAATATGCGCGCCAGCATCCCGGTCATGTGATTCAACTGATGGGAGCCAAGTTGCTGCGTTACTGGAAGCCGTGGCCCAACGCACCGCAGTTTCGTTCGTGGTGGATGATGGCTGCCGTCTCAGTGGTCTTTCTGCCGGTGTTACTGCTGGCTGGCTACGGTATCTGGATATCACGCCAGCAGGGGCTGCTGTTACTGATTACGCTAGGGCCGATTTTATATTTTTCACTGATTCACATGGTGTTTGTCAGTTCGCTGCGATATCGGCTGCCTGCAGAATACAGTCTGTATATCCTGTCTGCCATCGGGGTGACTGCCCTGGTGGGAGGCAGATTAAACAAGGAGAAAATCAAATCATGATCCGTGAGGATCTGATCCGGTTTTGAAGTGTCATGGTTGTTCGTAAAACCTTTCAATGGTGTCTGCTGATCCTGATCTCGCTGGTAATTACCGGCGGGAGCTACGGGTACTATCTGTGGATGCGCAGTGACGACATGATCAAAGCCGGGATCCTCGAGAAAATCGAGAACCACGTGCCGGGGCTGATGATTGATATCGACCGGGCTCAGTTTGATTTTCGTCGACGAGTGCGAATTGAAGGTTGCCGGATACAGACGGTCAATCATCAGGATACGATCATTGATCTGCCTGAAGTGGTCGTGACGCTGAACCAGGAAAAAATGGCCAGGCATCAACTGATAGACGTGCAAAAGATTGTGCTCAATCGTCCACAACTGGTACTGGTACGCATGGCGGACGGGACCTGGAACTGGGAAGGCCTGCCGGAACCGATAAAGAGTGACAACCCGCTGCCCGAGTTGATCATTGAGCGGGGGAGCCTGTCACTCAAGTTTGAGCACGGTCCAGAGAATGTTCCCACAGTCATCACGCTGCAGAATCTGGACTTGCGTCTGATTCCTTCCGGCGCGAGTCGCTATGAAATCGAGGGCCATACTTCGATTCCCCAGGCGGGGAAACTGGAGATTGCCGGTTACTGGGATCTGGATTCGAAACTGGGTTCGGTCTCCGGAAAGTGGAGTCAGCTGGAATTTGGTCCAGACCTGGTAAGGTTGGCGACCGGGATTTCTCCGGAGTTGGAATCAAGACTGAAGAAAGCCTTTCCGTCTCTGCAGCTGCAGCCCAATCAGTCGACGGGGATGTACGATCTGGGAATCAGCGCGCAGATGGATATCCAGTTCAGCCTGTCCCGTTTGCGCAGAGAAGAGGCGCCGCAGTTTCAGGTACTCACGCATTTGCGCGAGGGCAAATTCAAGCATCCGCTGCTCCCGTTTCCTTTACGTAATATTGTGGGTAAAGTCCTGATTGATAACGAGAGGCTGCAGGTTCAGAATTTACAGGCCCACAACGGAGAAACCAGCTTTGCCCTCGGGGGAGACTATTACTTCCGCAAGCGATTTTCGCAGAAGGGGGCTCCTTTAAATCAGAGTATGTTCTCTTTTCAGACACGTCAGCTTCCCCTGGACGAACGTCTGCGAAGCCGCCTGACGGGAGGGCTGGCCCGAACCTACGACACCCTGCGTCCCAGCGGGAATGTTAACCTGGATGTCGATCTGAGTTATCCGGGAAACGGGAAATGGCGCATACAGAACCTGAAGGTTACCGTCCATGATGGTGCGATCGTCCCGGTGCATTTTCCGTATCGAGTCGACCACATCAAGGGAGAGATGAGGCAGTTGGAGCCGGATATACTCAATCTGGATTTCAGTGGTATGGCC
This window harbors:
- a CDS encoding ArnT family glycosyltransferase gives rise to the protein MIEGDADGYWRLAQTIVHGEEYSIYTPPRRVLRMPGFPLVLAGAMSVAGEDHFRVRLFLALTGVAACYLVYLLGKELTNETTGLIAAGLTAVSPVMAGFSVLFLSETVFAVTMLFSLWVLVKLGNVKWGDHDRLQGCLWSVLAGVSLAAAFYVRPGWLLTLPIIVALMIWRAKGQRVRALERAAVLILGFTVMLVPWVYRNYQVTGHFVLTSLWSGPSLYDGLNPQATGDSDMTFFDRDRVMLKMSEYEMNRYYTQQAVEYARQHPGHVIQLMGAKLLRYWKPWPNAPQFRSWWMMAAVSVVFLPVLLLAGYGIWISRQQGLLLLITLGPILYFSLIHMVFVSSLRYRLPAEYSLYILSAIGVTALVGGRLNKEKIKS
- a CDS encoding sterol desaturase family protein, which translates into the protein MLADLSASELLSLFYFSTPVVLLALLWSWESWAAFKPFRGENRYRHAFYNLSLAVLNSLLLGLLFGSTVEATSAWTLQHQWGLLHQLPLSPFWQTLCAILLLDAWMFCWHWMNHRIPVLWRFHRMHHSDPDMDVSTATRFHWGELGISTLLRLMLIPLLGLQSWQLVLYGILVFLSTQLHHANISLGRVDRFYRWLFVSPDMHKIHHSRLPQETNSNYSTIFSLWDRLARTYRMRLDLTTIDFGLPHFDQPQWQTLLGMWKTPFSRPPVLPGEQDQQAEMID
- a CDS encoding flagellar basal body P-ring protein FlgI — protein: MRYLKFSVLSGIALFAVGMFFLSQTIQGFLGSDDSAEQVASELELEATLSESAPFPDLNLDFPAGELPDIDNDKQAAAPPAPLATAQAKAAPTEDQLPGASESNQEIFPGLNILMLTQTTREQRTRLLEELLKLDADLVQQVVQNSNSRKPPQANIRTVQQVAMTGPATTNAVSADFAQPGQQTPPMDSAVLIQKDTPTQIIASYRGVTLKTQGKPLQSGRLHQKIQVVPQHANLLFSSTVLSQNLVALDLPAELPPPETSAATPVIKLAQMGEFQPAEIIKLTGAGLVVGLNGTGDQNIPPEAIRALKSSIAAMKINLQDIKSPLQAGNIANVSITVYIPSQGVQPGQQVECYVNANQPEVNLTGGYLLPTAVAVEGSNQKKVDALIVGPVRTDRSRNQAQGLIENGAQIRSAITPRLVTGQGIPHLKFFLNASLYDPQTGRLVVQQINRFLAANMVNTSKAMLQSSGLVMISLPDANPNYAQQLATQLLNVEIPQQSPNSSDQRPEVIIDTATARIETRGTVFLQPARLQFPDLMLEISPNSRGSATRLDDLLALCQQLQLPRQQQVSLVRTLQQQAKIQANYHEQ